A window of Paraburkholderia bryophila contains these coding sequences:
- a CDS encoding FUSC family protein, producing the protein MTPPADAEGAASPRLRDEWKAYWSDDAPRLLHIVKVAMAATLAMGLCMRLELRTPGTAMVSCVIVMMHQQSGMVIARGFYRGLGMVCGSLAGLVLIALFPQQPLLFFLALAAWIGACVFGASYYRNFQSYGFVLAGYGTAITAMPAWSNPYGVFDNVVFTVSEVVIGVVCASVISAAVFPQRVTPALYASSQRNFTHLLNALHAVLERTAAVAGFDLFLDLIRERAGVETLRSGAVFEDPSIRLHNHLFLDLDRSFLDTVAWIHALHQLKTRVAAEAGPRVLAVVDELLGGLLAIVPDLRQTEPVALDQVQTMLAHLDAFEQALPAQLERLLRSLDGQAPQQRQFAATTGAALFFSIADLRLLCRAYVDARVEDRQPWSLSVFQALSRIGRTRATANRTAALVAGARAAIAVLAVGAAWLASGWVNGASAIVAVAITSALFALVPNPAVVSWQIFGGCLSGWLAGFGFNFFLLPRFDNFPLLAASIAIFVMVGSYVNSFAKTAVLGLGFSIYFCFIVSISNPTVYNPSAYLDTGFALLVGIAAAAVAFSIIVPRAGDWISAQYLKQIRALVAESARNDELDDLLYSFELSLRDFIIQIAAAPVDPRVDRNRLIGWAFAALEIGRAMIQMRLDTERLGDALPSGWPAAQDAWLAALADLFCNAAPQAAQAALAATRRALDVLPITHSNTVDAAMLTHCRMRALLHFTELTLQDDTVWLWQPPGAPV; encoded by the coding sequence ATGACCCCGCCCGCGGATGCCGAAGGCGCGGCCTCGCCGCGTCTGCGTGACGAGTGGAAAGCGTACTGGAGCGACGACGCGCCGCGCCTGCTCCACATCGTCAAGGTCGCCATGGCGGCGACGCTGGCGATGGGTTTGTGCATGCGCCTGGAACTGCGCACGCCGGGCACGGCGATGGTGTCGTGCGTGATCGTGATGATGCATCAGCAAAGCGGCATGGTCATCGCGCGCGGTTTTTATCGCGGACTGGGCATGGTATGCGGCAGTCTGGCGGGCCTCGTGCTGATCGCGTTGTTCCCGCAGCAGCCGCTGCTGTTCTTTCTCGCGTTGGCGGCGTGGATCGGCGCGTGCGTGTTCGGCGCGTCGTACTACCGCAATTTTCAGTCGTATGGTTTCGTGCTGGCCGGCTACGGTACGGCGATCACCGCGATGCCGGCGTGGTCGAATCCGTATGGCGTGTTCGACAACGTCGTGTTCACCGTGAGCGAAGTGGTGATCGGCGTGGTCTGCGCGAGCGTGATCAGCGCCGCGGTGTTTCCGCAGCGCGTCACGCCGGCGCTCTACGCATCGAGCCAGCGCAACTTCACGCATCTGTTGAATGCGTTGCATGCGGTGCTTGAACGCACGGCCGCCGTCGCCGGGTTCGACCTGTTTCTCGATCTGATCCGCGAGCGGGCCGGCGTGGAAACGCTGCGCAGCGGCGCGGTGTTCGAAGATCCGTCGATCCGTTTGCATAACCACCTGTTTCTCGATCTCGACCGGAGCTTTCTCGACACCGTGGCGTGGATTCATGCGCTGCATCAGTTGAAGACCCGAGTCGCCGCCGAAGCCGGTCCGCGCGTGCTGGCGGTCGTCGACGAATTGCTCGGCGGCCTGCTCGCCATCGTGCCGGATCTGCGCCAGACGGAACCGGTCGCGCTCGACCAGGTGCAGACCATGCTGGCCCATCTCGACGCGTTCGAACAGGCGCTGCCCGCGCAACTGGAGCGTCTGCTTCGATCGCTCGACGGCCAGGCGCCGCAGCAGCGCCAGTTCGCGGCGACCACCGGCGCGGCGCTGTTCTTTTCGATCGCCGATCTGCGCCTGCTGTGCCGCGCTTATGTCGACGCGCGGGTCGAGGACCGGCAGCCGTGGAGCCTGTCGGTGTTTCAGGCGCTCAGCCGGATCGGCCGGACGCGCGCGACAGCCAACCGCACGGCGGCGCTGGTGGCCGGCGCGCGCGCGGCGATCGCGGTGCTGGCGGTCGGGGCGGCGTGGCTCGCGTCGGGCTGGGTGAACGGCGCCAGCGCGATCGTCGCGGTGGCGATCACCAGTGCGCTGTTTGCGCTCGTGCCGAACCCGGCCGTGGTGAGCTGGCAGATTTTCGGCGGGTGCCTGTCCGGCTGGCTGGCGGGCTTCGGATTCAACTTTTTTCTGTTGCCGCGCTTCGATAACTTTCCGTTGCTCGCGGCGTCGATAGCGATCTTCGTGATGGTGGGCAGCTACGTGAATTCGTTCGCGAAGACGGCGGTGCTCGGCCTCGGCTTCAGTATCTATTTCTGCTTTATCGTCAGCATTTCGAATCCGACTGTTTATAACCCGAGCGCTTACCTCGATACCGGCTTTGCGCTGCTGGTCGGTATCGCCGCCGCGGCGGTCGCGTTCTCGATCATCGTGCCGCGCGCGGGTGACTGGATTTCCGCGCAGTACCTGAAGCAGATTCGCGCGCTGGTGGCGGAGAGCGCGCGTAACGACGAACTCGACGATCTGCTTTACAGCTTCGAATTGAGCCTGCGCGATTTCATCATCCAGATCGCGGCGGCGCCGGTCGATCCGCGCGTGGATCGCAATCGTCTGATCGGCTGGGCGTTCGCCGCGCTGGAGATTGGCCGCGCGATGATCCAGATGCGGCTCGATACCGAGCGGCTCGGCGACGCGCTGCCGTCCGGCTGGCCCGCCGCGCAGGACGCCTGGCTGGCGGCGCTCGCCGACCTCTTCTGCAATGCCGCGCCGCAGGCCGCTCAAGCCGCCTTGGCCGCGACGCGGCGCGCGCTGGACGTGTTGCCGATCACGCACAGCAACACGGTGGATGCCGCGATGCTCACGCATTGCCGGATGCGCGCGTTGCTGCACTTCACCGAACTGACCTTGCAGGACGATACTGTGTGGCTGTGGCAACCCCCGGGAGCGCCAGTATGA
- a CDS encoding YbhB/YbcL family Raf kinase inhibitor-like protein, which translates to MKTTTRLCATAVAATFAFAAGTASAQAGAEMLQVVIGASKAPASAAVRQLALTNASCVSTTAGRSAPGANRSLPVTWSRGPAGTRSYALTLIDPDVPLDLSTLNQPGTSIAFDAPRQEFVHWVLADIPGDRTALPEALDGDGHVHGGLPLERTAYGVRGQNGFAAFMKDGPYGGYMGPCPPWNDERVHRYRVTVYALDVGTLGLSGPFTRTDLLRAMRTHVLATGSASVDYFVNRSARR; encoded by the coding sequence ATGAAAACGACAACAAGACTTTGCGCGACAGCGGTCGCCGCGACATTCGCATTCGCGGCCGGCACGGCCAGCGCTCAGGCGGGCGCGGAGATGTTGCAGGTCGTGATCGGTGCGTCGAAAGCGCCGGCCTCTGCGGCGGTACGCCAGCTTGCGCTTACCAACGCATCCTGCGTGTCGACCACGGCCGGCAGAAGCGCACCCGGCGCGAACCGAAGTCTCCCGGTGACATGGTCGCGAGGACCGGCCGGCACGCGATCCTATGCGTTGACCCTGATCGATCCCGACGTGCCGCTCGACCTGTCGACGCTGAACCAGCCCGGCACGAGCATCGCATTCGACGCCCCTCGCCAGGAATTCGTCCACTGGGTGCTCGCCGATATTCCCGGGGATCGGACCGCCTTGCCGGAAGCGCTGGACGGCGACGGCCACGTTCACGGCGGTTTGCCGCTTGAACGCACGGCGTACGGTGTCAGAGGTCAGAACGGCTTCGCGGCCTTCATGAAGGACGGTCCGTATGGCGGCTACATGGGCCCATGTCCGCCATGGAACGACGAGCGTGTGCATCGCTATCGGGTGACGGTTTACGCACTCGATGTCGGCACGCTCGGATTGTCGGGGCCATTCACTCGCACCGATCTTTTGCGAGCGATGCGTACGCATGTTCTGGCCACGGGAAGCGCGAGCGTCGATTACTTCGTGAATCGCTCAGCGAGGCGCTGA
- a CDS encoding alpha/beta fold hydrolase, whose translation MNYVTTKDGTRIFYKDWGTGTPVVFSHGWPLDADAWDPQMLFLVNKGYRVIAHDRRGHGRSDQPSHGNDMDTYADDLAAVINALDLKGAMLVGHSTGGGEIAHYVGRHGTSRVAKMVLIGAVPPIMVKTESNPNGLPMSVFDGIRASVASNRSQFYKDLAVPFFGFNRPNAKIEQGTIDEFWREGMLGSIKGQYDCIKEFSEVDYTADLKKIDVPTLVLHGDDDQIVPIDQAGRMSAKIVKNATLKVYPGAPHGMCTTEADKVNADLLAFLQQG comes from the coding sequence ATGAACTACGTTACGACTAAAGACGGCACGCGAATCTTTTACAAGGACTGGGGCACCGGCACGCCGGTGGTGTTCTCGCATGGCTGGCCGCTCGACGCCGATGCATGGGACCCGCAGATGCTGTTCCTGGTCAACAAGGGCTATCGGGTCATTGCACACGACCGCCGCGGCCATGGCCGCTCGGACCAGCCGTCGCACGGTAACGACATGGACACGTACGCGGACGATCTGGCCGCGGTGATCAACGCACTCGACCTGAAGGGCGCGATGCTGGTGGGCCACTCGACGGGCGGCGGCGAAATCGCTCACTACGTCGGCCGTCACGGCACCTCGCGCGTCGCGAAGATGGTGCTGATCGGCGCGGTGCCGCCGATCATGGTCAAGACCGAAAGCAACCCAAATGGCCTGCCGATGTCGGTATTCGACGGCATTCGTGCGAGCGTCGCCAGCAACCGCTCGCAGTTCTATAAAGACCTCGCGGTGCCGTTCTTCGGCTTCAACCGTCCGAATGCCAAGATCGAACAAGGCACGATCGACGAGTTCTGGCGCGAAGGCATGCTCGGTTCGATCAAAGGCCAGTACGACTGTATCAAGGAGTTCTCGGAAGTCGACTACACGGCCGATCTGAAGAAGATCGACGTGCCGACGCTGGTGCTGCATGGCGACGACGACCAGATCGTGCCGATCGACCAGGCCGGCCGCATGTCGGCGAAGATCGTCAAGAACGCCACGCTGAAGGTCTATCCGGGCGCGCCGCACGGCATGTGCACGACGGAGGCCGACAAGGTCAACGCCGATCTGCTGGCGTTCCTGCAGCAAGGCTAA
- a CDS encoding DUF1656 domain-containing protein, producing MPGEIDLFSLLVPGLLPILVGCALLFFVLDLVLARLGFYRYAWHPGLFRIALFAALFSGIALLLRQ from the coding sequence ATGCCGGGCGAAATTGATCTGTTCTCGCTACTGGTGCCTGGCCTGCTGCCGATTCTCGTCGGCTGCGCGCTGCTGTTTTTCGTGCTCGATCTGGTGCTGGCGAGGCTCGGCTTCTATCGCTATGCGTGGCACCCTGGGCTATTCCGTATCGCGTTGTTCGCCGCGCTGTTCAGCGGCATCGCGCTGTTGCTGCGGCAATAA
- a CDS encoding efflux RND transporter periplasmic adaptor subunit, translated as MKTQSLLRGAFTLTLLVVAILLVRLLWLDYMFSPWTRDGRVRAQVVQVATDVSGLVSEVRVKDNQFVHRGDILFVLDPARFHYAVAQADADLLRAQAQVEQAKAQMAGSESGFAMKRAQAARRANLAGDVISDESRVDAASLAKQSAAAYAADVAAYSAAQAQVKAAQVAQQTAVLNLARSEVHAPSDGYITNLNLYPGDFATAGSARMALIDSHSFWVYGYFEETKLPHVHVGDQAVVRLMSGGEEILGHVDSLASGIADRDNPTSNGDLLADVNPIFTWVRLAQRVPVRVHLDHIPAGMKLAMGMTCTVTLRPKDGHSS; from the coding sequence ATGAAAACGCAATCCCTGCTGCGCGGAGCCTTCACGCTTACCCTTCTCGTCGTGGCGATTCTGCTGGTGCGCCTGCTGTGGCTCGACTACATGTTCTCGCCGTGGACGCGCGACGGCCGGGTTCGCGCCCAGGTCGTGCAGGTCGCCACCGACGTCTCCGGCCTCGTCAGCGAAGTGCGGGTGAAGGACAACCAGTTCGTGCATCGAGGCGACATTCTGTTCGTGCTCGATCCGGCGCGTTTCCACTACGCGGTGGCGCAAGCCGATGCCGATCTGCTGCGCGCTCAGGCGCAGGTGGAGCAGGCCAAGGCACAGATGGCGGGCAGCGAATCCGGCTTCGCGATGAAGCGCGCGCAGGCGGCGCGCCGCGCCAATCTGGCGGGCGATGTGATTTCCGACGAAAGCCGCGTCGACGCGGCGTCGCTCGCGAAGCAGTCGGCCGCCGCGTATGCCGCCGACGTCGCCGCCTACAGCGCGGCCCAGGCGCAGGTCAAGGCCGCCCAGGTCGCGCAGCAGACGGCGGTGCTCAATCTCGCGCGCAGCGAAGTGCACGCGCCGTCGGACGGGTACATCACCAATCTGAATCTTTATCCGGGCGATTTCGCCACGGCCGGCAGCGCGCGGATGGCGCTGATCGACTCGCATTCGTTCTGGGTGTACGGCTACTTCGAGGAAACCAAGCTGCCGCACGTGCATGTGGGCGATCAGGCGGTGGTGCGGCTAATGTCGGGTGGCGAGGAAATTCTTGGCCACGTCGATAGCCTTGCAAGCGGGATCGCCGATCGCGACAATCCGACCAGCAACGGCGATCTGCTCGCGGACGTCAATCCGATCTTCACGTGGGTGCGCCTCGCGCAACGCGTGCCGGTGCGGGTGCATCTCGACCACATTCCCGCCGGGATGAAGCTCGCGATGGGCATGACCTGCACGGTCACGCTGCGGCCGAAAGACGGTCACTCGTCGTGA
- a CDS encoding potassium transporter Kup codes for MSSSATSSPNAPAKAAAPSLVLGAIGVVFGDIGTSPLYTLRECLKAAGGITQTNVFGIVSLILWAIIIVVTFKYVTFVMRADNDGEGGILALTALASRVAPERLRQVLLTLGVFGAAMFYGDSMITPAISVISAVEGVTLVDPHLAEWIVPISLVILTGLFKIQKRGTGTVGKVFGPIMIVWFVTLAALGLSHIIPHVDILRAVSPTYAFVFVTHAPGTAFIVLGSVFLALTGGEALYADMGHFGKRPINLAWLFLVLPSLVLNYFGQAALVLDKPSTIAQPFFQSAPSWALVPLVVLATAATIIASQAVISGAFSMTKQAVQLGFLPRIPVVHTSSHEMGQVYVPFINISLYAAVVFLVVFFKSSDNLAAAYGIAVASTMLLTTLLMYFITHDLWKWSPLKTAVVIVPLALVDAVFVSSNVSKVMEGGWFPLLAGGVLFTVMTTWHKGRETLMERMRSDNLPLATLIHSLCDGAHSPPRTNGTAVFPGGVAGMAPSAFLHNLKHNGVMHQFNIFMAGTTDNVPHVPDEQKAVVEDLGHGCYSVVVRHGFTEIPNVPRVLEFVQKQIPEWHYEPSDTSFFLARDTVLATGESKAMSLWREKLFAFLARNAAQAAEYYSLPANRVVEMGGQINI; via the coding sequence ATGTCCTCCTCCGCGACTTCCTCACCCAACGCTCCCGCCAAGGCGGCCGCGCCAAGCCTCGTACTGGGCGCCATCGGCGTTGTGTTCGGCGACATCGGCACCAGCCCGCTCTACACGCTTCGTGAATGTCTGAAGGCGGCCGGCGGCATCACGCAAACGAACGTGTTCGGCATCGTGTCGCTGATCCTCTGGGCGATCATCATCGTGGTGACATTTAAATATGTCACTTTCGTGATGCGCGCCGATAACGACGGCGAAGGCGGCATCCTCGCGCTCACCGCGCTCGCGTCACGCGTCGCGCCCGAGCGGCTGCGGCAAGTGCTATTGACGCTCGGCGTGTTCGGCGCGGCGATGTTCTATGGCGATTCGATGATCACGCCGGCCATCTCCGTGATCTCCGCGGTGGAAGGCGTGACGCTGGTCGACCCGCACCTCGCCGAGTGGATCGTGCCGATCTCGCTCGTCATTCTCACCGGCCTCTTCAAGATTCAGAAGCGCGGCACCGGCACGGTCGGCAAAGTGTTCGGCCCGATCATGATCGTCTGGTTCGTCACGCTGGCGGCGCTCGGCTTGTCGCATATCATCCCGCACGTCGACATTCTGCGGGCCGTGTCGCCGACCTATGCGTTCGTGTTCGTGACGCATGCGCCCGGCACTGCGTTCATCGTGCTGGGTTCCGTGTTTCTCGCGTTGACCGGCGGCGAAGCGCTTTACGCGGACATGGGGCACTTCGGCAAGCGGCCGATCAACCTCGCGTGGCTGTTTCTCGTGTTGCCGAGCCTGGTGCTGAATTACTTCGGCCAGGCCGCGCTGGTGCTCGATAAACCGTCGACCATCGCCCAACCGTTCTTTCAGTCGGCACCGAGCTGGGCGCTGGTTCCGCTGGTGGTGCTGGCCACGGCGGCCACCATCATCGCGTCTCAAGCGGTGATTTCCGGCGCGTTCTCGATGACCAAGCAGGCCGTGCAACTCGGCTTCCTGCCGCGCATTCCGGTGGTCCATACGTCGTCGCACGAGATGGGCCAGGTGTACGTGCCGTTCATCAACATTTCGCTTTACGCGGCGGTGGTGTTCCTCGTCGTGTTCTTCAAATCGTCGGATAACCTCGCGGCGGCGTACGGGATCGCGGTGGCGTCGACCATGCTGTTGACGACCCTGCTGATGTATTTCATCACCCACGACCTGTGGAAATGGAGCCCGCTGAAAACAGCCGTGGTCATCGTGCCGCTCGCGCTGGTCGACGCCGTGTTCGTGTCGAGCAACGTCAGCAAGGTCATGGAAGGCGGCTGGTTCCCGTTACTGGCGGGCGGCGTGCTGTTCACCGTGATGACCACGTGGCACAAAGGGCGCGAAACCCTGATGGAGCGGATGAGAAGCGACAACCTTCCGCTGGCGACCCTGATTCATTCGCTATGCGACGGCGCTCATTCGCCGCCGCGCACCAACGGCACCGCGGTGTTTCCCGGCGGCGTGGCCGGCATGGCGCCCAGCGCGTTTCTGCACAACCTGAAACATAACGGCGTCATGCATCAGTTCAACATCTTCATGGCCGGTACGACCGACAACGTGCCTCACGTGCCGGACGAACAGAAAGCCGTGGTCGAAGATCTGGGACATGGCTGCTACTCGGTGGTCGTGCGTCATGGCTTCACCGAGATTCCCAACGTGCCGCGTGTTCTGGAGTTCGTGCAGAAACAGATTCCGGAATGGCACTACGAGCCCTCCGACACGTCGTTCTTCCTCGCACGCGATACGGTGCTGGCGACCGGCGAAAGCAAGGCGATGTCGTTGTGGCGCGAGAAGCTGTTCGCGTTCCTCGCGAGGAACGCGGCGCAGGCGGCCGAGTACTACAGCCTGCCCGCGAATCGCGTGGTGGAAATGGGCGGTCAGATCAATATCTGA
- a CDS encoding ABC transporter substrate-binding protein — translation MIKKPTLRPLAAVLILGAATLASACLTPAFAAGKITFVSQGGTYQEAQTKAILDPAAKLLNITVNQDSIPDAWPQIKAQGATGKPIWDVVDTPTSNCLRGGKEGLLEKLDFSKLPNAASMPEKYRTPYSVAYEFYSTVIGYNKKTLKKVPQSWADFWNVKAFPGTRALRNDPQTVLEAALLADGVPRDKLYPLDVDRAFKKLQQIKPDVTVWWTSGGQSAQLLHDGEVDMTMIWNGRASAVRKDNPDIDFTFNDGILQNTQLCVLKNAPNLADAIKFVNAAVSPDLQANLPLYIDYGPGNPAAFKTGKIDAKRASELPSSPENAAKQALMSEEWWASDAGVQAKARWLKFMQ, via the coding sequence GTGATCAAGAAGCCAACGTTGCGCCCGCTTGCCGCTGTTCTGATCCTTGGCGCGGCGACGCTCGCGTCCGCCTGTTTGACGCCCGCTTTCGCCGCTGGAAAGATTACCTTCGTCTCCCAGGGCGGCACGTATCAGGAAGCGCAGACCAAGGCGATCCTCGACCCGGCCGCGAAGTTGCTGAATATCACGGTGAATCAGGACAGCATTCCGGACGCGTGGCCGCAGATCAAAGCCCAGGGGGCAACCGGCAAACCGATCTGGGACGTGGTCGATACGCCGACCTCCAACTGTTTGCGCGGCGGCAAGGAAGGCCTGCTTGAAAAGCTCGATTTTTCGAAACTCCCGAATGCGGCGTCGATGCCCGAGAAGTACCGCACGCCGTACTCGGTGGCGTACGAGTTCTATTCGACGGTGATCGGCTACAACAAGAAGACCTTGAAAAAAGTCCCGCAGAGTTGGGCCGATTTCTGGAACGTGAAAGCCTTCCCCGGCACACGCGCGTTGCGCAACGATCCGCAGACCGTGCTCGAAGCCGCGCTGCTCGCCGACGGCGTGCCGCGCGACAAGCTTTATCCGCTCGACGTCGACCGTGCTTTTAAAAAGCTTCAGCAGATCAAGCCCGACGTGACGGTCTGGTGGACCTCGGGCGGTCAGTCGGCGCAATTACTTCATGACGGCGAAGTCGACATGACGATGATCTGGAACGGTCGCGCGAGTGCGGTACGCAAGGACAACCCCGATATCGACTTCACCTTCAACGACGGCATTCTGCAGAACACGCAACTGTGCGTGCTGAAGAACGCGCCGAATCTGGCCGACGCGATCAAGTTCGTCAATGCGGCCGTGTCTCCCGACTTGCAGGCGAACCTGCCGCTTTACATCGACTACGGTCCGGGCAATCCGGCCGCGTTCAAGACGGGCAAGATCGACGCCAAACGCGCGAGCGAGCTGCCGAGTTCGCCGGAGAATGCGGCGAAGCAGGCGTTGATGTCCGAGGAATGGTGGGCGTCGGACGCCGGCGTTCAGGCGAAGGCGCGCTGGCTCAAATTCATGCAGTAA
- a CDS encoding efflux transporter outer membrane subunit: MSARCLFTLTRSRAIAVALACTSLLGACIDSGGIHTRESMIDPASLDAGAALRATQQDAKWPTDRWWQPWGDPQLDTLVQDATAGNPGLRAVEARIDAARFQLQIAGAAELPQLDAGGSFERRRYARYNTPAPPGGTTVWSNSIQADLSYDLDLWGKTRALREGALDNLHATAADARFAEIELQTAVVRSYVQLSLQYALLDVYRAVQDEQQHTLDIATRRWHAGVGSQLEVSQAATQFATSTTRVQQAQQQLALTRIGLAGLAGKGPGYGDTLRRPGLALSVPVALPASLPVDLLGHRPDVVAGRWRVLEADKGIDAAHANFYPDIDLLATASLGSAATFGGFFNFVNSDGMGHGVGAAISLPIFDGGRRRGQYGVAVASRDAAVDAYNQSVVNAMQGVAIQVVSLRSLDQQQASVESTLASARRSFRLADTGYRSGITEFLNVLAAQNEQLQQEESLAQIQAKRLDAWALLMKELGGGFPSAPTDDVSQGASDAGRN; this comes from the coding sequence ATGAGCGCGCGTTGTCTGTTCACCTTGACGAGGTCGCGAGCAATAGCGGTGGCGCTCGCGTGTACGTCGTTGCTCGGCGCATGCATCGACAGCGGGGGCATCCATACGCGCGAGTCGATGATCGACCCGGCATCGCTCGATGCGGGGGCCGCGTTGCGCGCGACCCAGCAGGACGCGAAGTGGCCCACCGACCGCTGGTGGCAACCATGGGGCGACCCGCAACTCGACACGCTGGTACAGGACGCCACGGCTGGCAACCCCGGCTTGCGCGCGGTCGAGGCGCGGATCGACGCGGCGCGCTTCCAGCTGCAGATTGCCGGTGCGGCCGAGTTGCCGCAACTCGATGCCGGCGGCAGTTTCGAACGCCGCCGCTATGCGCGCTACAACACGCCGGCGCCGCCGGGCGGCACGACGGTGTGGAGCAACAGCATCCAGGCGGATCTCTCTTACGATCTCGATTTGTGGGGCAAAACGCGGGCGCTTCGCGAAGGCGCGCTCGACAACCTGCACGCGACCGCCGCCGACGCGCGCTTCGCCGAAATCGAATTGCAGACCGCCGTGGTGCGCAGCTACGTGCAGTTGTCGTTGCAGTACGCGCTGCTGGACGTCTACCGTGCAGTGCAGGACGAGCAGCAGCACACGCTCGACATCGCAACGCGCCGCTGGCACGCGGGCGTGGGCAGTCAGCTCGAAGTCAGCCAGGCCGCCACGCAGTTCGCGACGAGCACGACACGCGTGCAGCAAGCGCAGCAGCAGCTTGCATTGACCCGCATCGGTCTCGCCGGGCTGGCCGGCAAAGGCCCGGGCTACGGCGATACGCTGCGCCGTCCGGGCCTCGCCTTGAGCGTGCCGGTCGCGTTGCCGGCGTCGCTGCCGGTGGACCTGCTCGGCCATCGGCCGGACGTGGTGGCGGGGCGCTGGCGCGTGCTCGAAGCGGACAAGGGCATCGACGCCGCGCATGCTAACTTTTATCCGGACATCGATCTGCTGGCTACGGCGTCGCTCGGCTCGGCGGCGACCTTCGGCGGCTTCTTCAACTTTGTGAATAGCGACGGCATGGGCCACGGCGTAGGCGCGGCGATCTCGCTGCCCATCTTCGACGGCGGACGCCGCCGTGGCCAATACGGCGTGGCGGTCGCCTCGCGCGATGCCGCGGTCGACGCCTACAACCAGAGCGTGGTGAACGCGATGCAGGGCGTGGCGATTCAGGTCGTGTCGCTGCGTTCACTCGACCAGCAGCAGGCGTCGGTGGAAAGCACGCTGGCGTCGGCGCGTCGCTCGTTCCGGCTGGCCGACACCGGCTATCGCAGCGGCATCACCGAATTTCTGAACGTGCTGGCCGCGCAGAACGAACAGTTGCAGCAGGAGGAAAGCCTCGCGCAGATTCAGGCGAAACGCCTCGACGCGTGGGCGCTTTTGATGAAAGAGCTGGGCGGCGGTTTCCCGTCCGCACCGACCGACGACGTGTCGCAAGGAGCCAGCGATGCCGGGCGAAATTGA
- a CDS encoding helix-turn-helix domain-containing protein, whose amino-acid sequence MTETRDLLLALKRLAKVDTRPPSLLRVAARPSMFAFVARERERIADVFLPRPSLIVVLEGSKELVTMGRQPSFAAGRAIVLPGGWRGDVVNVPDDVTGFYRALFLDFSEALVLGAHRAHPEWQAQTGAQNIEARLDPLLIGAILHSAEGIATQSLPPVLVDHRIMEILLILGTRGVLPLRPHAAAQSIADAVRTLVRWRPDHPWTADLLSAELGMSNATLRRKLAGEGESLRALLAEERMAAASSMLKEAGVSVRDAALASGYRSSRRFIERFREIEGADPRAIHDPLPIDDGK is encoded by the coding sequence ATGACGGAGACTCGTGATTTATTGCTGGCGCTCAAGCGGCTCGCCAAAGTGGATACTCGGCCGCCGTCGTTGCTGCGCGTCGCGGCTCGGCCTTCCATGTTCGCGTTCGTCGCGCGAGAAAGAGAGCGAATCGCCGATGTGTTCCTGCCGCGTCCGTCGTTGATCGTCGTGCTCGAGGGATCGAAGGAACTCGTAACAATGGGCCGGCAGCCAAGTTTCGCCGCCGGTCGCGCAATCGTGCTGCCGGGCGGATGGCGTGGCGATGTCGTCAATGTGCCCGATGATGTCACCGGCTTTTACCGGGCGCTGTTTCTGGATTTCTCGGAAGCGCTCGTTCTCGGCGCGCATCGCGCTCATCCTGAATGGCAGGCGCAAACGGGCGCACAGAACATCGAGGCGCGATTGGATCCGCTGTTGATCGGCGCGATTCTGCATTCCGCAGAAGGCATTGCAACGCAATCGCTGCCTCCCGTGCTGGTCGATCATCGGATCATGGAGATTCTGTTGATCCTCGGCACGCGCGGTGTTTTGCCGTTACGCCCGCACGCGGCGGCGCAGTCCATTGCCGACGCTGTGCGTACGCTCGTGCGCTGGCGGCCCGATCATCCGTGGACGGCCGATCTGTTGTCGGCGGAATTGGGCATGAGCAACGCCACGCTCAGGCGCAAGCTCGCGGGCGAGGGCGAATCGTTGCGTGCGTTGCTCGCCGAAGAACGGATGGCTGCAGCCTCTTCCATGCTGAAGGAGGCGGGCGTTTCGGTGCGCGATGCGGCGCTGGCGTCGGGGTATCGGTCGTCGCGACGCTTCATCGAGCGATTTCGTGAGATTGAAGGCGCCGATCCGCGTGCGATCCACGATCCGCTGCCGATCGACGACGGCAAATAA
- a CDS encoding GNAT family N-acetyltransferase, whose translation MIRLLTAADAGLFRTLRLLAVDNSPTSIWPTREEESARSTEQTIARIQSTDLQAVFGAFADSELIGITGVRREPLVQVRHKATIWGVFVHPSQRGQGIAQLLLSAATVHASNEWDCVQLMLCVNAENVAAKKLYVSQGFERFGVEPRAMQIDGRFYDEEHMVKRLR comes from the coding sequence ATGATCCGTCTACTCACCGCCGCCGACGCCGGCCTTTTCAGAACGTTGCGTCTTCTTGCGGTAGACAACTCGCCAACTTCAATATGGCCGACTCGCGAAGAAGAGTCGGCGCGTTCGACTGAACAAACCATCGCGCGTATTCAATCGACAGACCTGCAAGCGGTTTTCGGCGCATTCGCCGATAGCGAGTTGATCGGGATTACCGGTGTGCGCCGCGAGCCTCTGGTTCAGGTGCGTCATAAGGCGACAATCTGGGGCGTGTTCGTTCACCCGTCGCAGCGTGGGCAAGGCATTGCTCAGTTGCTGTTGTCGGCCGCGACGGTGCATGCGTCGAACGAGTGGGACTGCGTTCAGTTGATGTTGTGCGTCAATGCGGAAAATGTAGCCGCGAAAAAATTGTACGTATCGCAGGGGTTTGAGCGCTTCGGTGTAGAGCCGCGCGCCATGCAGATAGATGGCCGGTTTTACGATGAAGAGCACATGGTTAAACGGCTGCGGTGA